One window from the genome of Thiobacter sp. AK1 encodes:
- the cgtA gene encoding Obg family GTPase CgtA: protein MKFIDEAIIRVQAGKGGDGCASFRREKFIPKGGPDGGDGGRGGSVYAVADRNINTLIDYRYQRLHKAQNGEPGRGSDQYGASGADIVLRMPVGTVITDLNTGELVADLTEDGQRALLAKGGQGGLGNLHFKSSTNRAPRQFTRGEPGQERQLKLELKVLADVGLLGLPNSGKSTFIRAVSAARPKVADYPFTTLHPNLGVVRVDMKRSFVIADIPGLIEGAAQGHGLGHQFLRHLQRTRLLLHIVDLAPCDPNVDPARDARAIVEELRKYDAALYAKPRWLVLNKIDLIPQHERQARIDAFLQAFGWEGPWFAIAAISGEGCDQVIHAVAEYLERERAASTSA from the coding sequence ATGAAATTCATCGACGAAGCCATTATCCGGGTCCAGGCGGGCAAGGGCGGCGACGGCTGTGCCTCGTTCCGGCGCGAGAAATTCATCCCTAAAGGCGGGCCCGATGGCGGCGACGGCGGGCGCGGCGGCAGCGTGTATGCCGTGGCAGACCGCAACATCAACACCCTGATCGATTACCGCTACCAGCGCTTGCACAAGGCCCAAAACGGCGAGCCGGGCCGCGGCTCGGACCAGTACGGCGCGTCCGGCGCCGACATCGTGTTACGCATGCCGGTGGGCACGGTGATCACCGATCTTAACACCGGCGAGCTGGTGGCCGACCTCACCGAGGATGGTCAACGCGCCTTGTTGGCGAAGGGGGGGCAGGGGGGCTTGGGCAACCTGCATTTCAAGTCCAGCACGAACCGCGCACCGCGGCAGTTCACCCGCGGTGAACCCGGGCAGGAGCGGCAGCTCAAGCTGGAGCTCAAGGTATTGGCGGACGTGGGTCTGCTCGGCTTGCCCAATTCAGGCAAATCCACCTTCATCCGCGCCGTTTCGGCAGCGCGTCCCAAGGTGGCGGATTATCCCTTCACCACTTTGCATCCCAACCTGGGCGTGGTGCGGGTGGACATGAAACGCAGCTTCGTCATTGCCGACATCCCTGGTCTCATCGAAGGTGCGGCGCAAGGGCATGGGCTGGGCCACCAGTTTCTGCGCCATTTACAGCGCACCCGTCTGCTGCTGCACATCGTCGATCTGGCACCTTGCGACCCCAACGTGGATCCGGCGCGCGATGCGCGCGCCATCGTCGAGGAACTACGCAAATACGATGCGGCGCTGTACGCGAAACCCCGCTGGCTGGTGCTCAACAAGATCGATTTGATTCCGCAGCACGAGCGGCAGGCACGCATCGATGCCTTCTTGCAAGCCTTCGGGTGGGAGGGGCCGTGGTTTGCCATCGCTGCCATCAGTGGCGAGGGTTGTGACCAGGTGATTCATGCCGTGGCCGAGTATCTGGAACGGGAACGGGCGGCGTCCACGTCCGCGTAG
- the rpmA gene encoding 50S ribosomal protein L27 has protein sequence MAHKKAGGSSRNGRDSESKRLGVKRYGGQVVNAGEIIVRQRGTRFHPGENVGMGKDHTLFAKVAGKVQFATKGALKRHVVSIEPIA, from the coding sequence ATGGCACACAAGAAAGCAGGCGGCAGTTCCCGCAACGGTCGCGACTCCGAATCGAAACGCCTGGGGGTGAAGCGCTATGGCGGCCAGGTGGTGAACGCGGGCGAGATCATCGTGCGCCAGCGGGGCACCCGTTTCCATCCCGGCGAGAACGTGGGCATGGGCAAGGACCACACCTTGTTCGCCAAGGTGGCGGGCAAGGTCCAGTTCGCCACCAAGGGCGCCCTGAAACGGCACGTGGTGAGCATTGAGCCCATCGCCTGA
- the rplU gene encoding 50S ribosomal protein L21, with protein MYAVVKTGGKQYRVAPGEKLKVEQIPADIGSEVVLDQVLMLADGDKVTVGNPVVPGASVRAKVLAHGRYPKVKIFKLRRRKHYQKHQGHRQNYTELQIESIAA; from the coding sequence ATGTATGCGGTCGTAAAAACCGGTGGCAAGCAGTATCGCGTGGCCCCCGGCGAGAAACTCAAAGTAGAACAGATACCGGCAGACATTGGCAGCGAAGTGGTGCTGGATCAGGTGCTCATGCTCGCCGATGGTGACAAGGTGACCGTTGGCAACCCCGTCGTTCCCGGCGCAAGCGTGCGGGCCAAGGTGCTGGCCCATGGCCGGTACCCCAAGGTCAAGATCTTCAAACTGCGTCGGCGCAAGCATTACCAGAAGCACCAGGGGCATCGCCAAAACTACACCGAGCTCCAGATTGAGAGCATCGCAGCCTAA